In Gemmatimonadaceae bacterium, the sequence GCAGCGACCCGAGAATGACCTGCGCGAGATCGTGTCCCCTTGCCGAGAACTGGTAGACGACCTTCTTCTCAGGCATGAGCCGCGTCTCTTCGGTGTCGTCGAGACCGCGGGATGCGAGGAGGAGATATGCAATCCGCTTCCAGTCGAAGCGGGGATTCACTGCGGTGTCGGTTGGCGAAGCTTCTGAGGCGATCGTGCCGGTCATCTCACTTGCTGAAGAAGGTGAATCCGTCGGCAGCCATCGTCTTGAGAAGCGGGCTTGGGCGGTAGCGTTCCTCACCGTAGAAATCCTGGAGCGCACTGAGCCACTTCACCGTCTCCGGAATTCCGAGCTCGTCGGCCCAGGCAAGCAGGCCCTTGGGATAATTGACGCCCAGCATCATCGCCAGGTCTATGTCGTGCGCCGAAGCGATGCGAAGGTACAGGGTATCGGCGGCCTGGTTGATGAGCATCGAGAGAATGCGGCGGAAAATCATCTCTCCCAGCTCCGTATCGCGCGTCGGCTCGGGCTTCTCCGCGCCGGGGGTGTAATCGTAGTACCCGCGACCGGATTTCTTTCCGAGGAATCCCGCGTCGAACAGCTGCTGCTGCGTGAGCGCCGGCCGGAATCGCGGATCATGGAACATCGCCTCGTACACGCTCTTCGTCGCGGTGAAGTTGATGTCGTTGCCGATGAAATCCATCAGCTCGAACGGGCCCATCCTGAAGCCGCCGATCTCACGCATCGCCCAGTCTATCGTCGCCACGTCGGCGATGCCTTCCTCGTAGATTCGGAGCGCCTCGCCGTAGAACGGGCGGGCGATGCGATTGACGATGAATCCCGGCGTGTCGGACGCGACCACGGTCTTCTTTCCCCACGCGTCCACCAGATGCTGAACGCGGTTCGTCACGTCGGGTAAGGTCGCGAGGCCGGGAACGATCTCCACCAGCGGGAGGACGGTCGGAGGATTGAAGAAATGGACGCCGAGCACGCGTCCGGGGCGAGTGCATGCGCGGGCGATCGCGGTGACGGAGAGCGACGACGTGTTGGTCGCGAGCACCGCATCAGTGGCGACCACGTTTTCGAGCCGTGCGAACAGCTCCCTCTTCGCCC encodes:
- a CDS encoding 3-hydroxyacyl-CoA dehydrogenase NAD-binding domain-containing protein → MSELTRETVVGVVGAGAMGSGIAQVAATYGHRVLLFDQDASALDRAIAAIEKNLARSVEKQRLTTEDAAAIRSRITTAGWEMSGAESYGDLGEAGFIIEAIVEDLGAKRELFARLENVVATDAVLATNTSSLSVTAIARACTRPGRVLGVHFFNPPTVLPLVEIVPGLATLPDVTNRVQHLVDAWGKKTVVASDTPGFIVNRIARPFYGEALRIYEEGIADVATIDWAMREIGGFRMGPFELMDFIGNDINFTATKSVYEAMFHDPRFRPALTQQQLFDAGFLGKKSGRGYYDYTPGAEKPEPTRDTELGEMIFRRILSMLINQAADTLYLRIASAHDIDLAMMLGVNYPKGLLAWADELGIPETVKWLSALQDFYGEERYRPSPLLKTMAADGFTFFSK